The window tcgatttaaagagtggggcagccgtagtattgttaaaagtgagacccttacatcacatatctcaaggtgggtggcgacatttacgttgtatatgtctataggctccggtaacctcttaacaccaggtgagccatgaGCTGTCTAtccaattaataaattaataaataaataagtcaataaaaaatctcTGGCACGATATTTGATGTGATACTTCAActttaagtacataatataggAACTTAAGTTAATTTAACTAACTTCGTTTTATTCTGCAGGCGACTTTTTATTAGCTAAATGCCTTCAGCAGTTGGGTGGTCTTCGCAATAATGCTGTGACTGAGCTGATCTCGACTGGTCTAAGGGATTTAGTCGAAGGAGATTTCTTTGGGGAGCACGATGACAATAATAATCCGATACCGACACAACCAAAAGGTATGTTTTTGTTGGTTCGTCAGCTAACTGTAGACAGACAAATCATTTGGTGCTTGACTGTTTTTTGGGCTattaataatgatatttttttccttaagTGTTCGCTGGAAGTCTAAAagactattctagctacgcgcggacggttAAGTGAACTCActggttcaacctgagagaatttgctaacactagccttagcgaGAACAGTGCCTTACATAAACTACCATCacatcgaaatcgcgacctaaAGACTGAGAAAATTCGGTGAAAAATTCAGTGGGGTGCTAATAATGTCTTTTTTGTTTGTAGTCCCATCAAGACCGTAATTTTACATATTGGCAGGCAGAGCAATAGACGTTGACCTGCCGTTGTTTGTGAAAAAGCCTTTCCTtattttagcccactgagttacacgcccgatcttctcagtgagtcgcgttaccgatccggtggtagattctgcgaagcactgctctcgctggggccagtgttagcaacacccccggtttgagccccgtgagctcacttacacgtcaaggagaagctgaaatagtctcaaggctatcagcataggaagggaaaaaaaaccttatttttattttaactaaccATTTGCAATTGTACAGTAACAAGGATAGTGTATTTAAATTTGTCGTCATGTTCTATGAGAATAACTCGTAATTCGATATAAAAAGAATGAGTAAGAATGTATTCATGCTTCGTTGAACAGCCACACAACAATGCGATACGAGAAAATTCAAGTTAACTATTTAtattgacgatttttttttcaagaatcTTTATTTAGTACGGGAATTTAATAGTATTTACTAATACGTAGTATGTAGTATACTACTAAGTTTATGTAAgtaaatattcttaaataaaagcatttttaagttattaaatttatcgAATAATCTATATAGCAGTGCAAGCCATTTTCTCTTTAGGTactgttttatttcattcaatcCGTTAAACTCAAACAGTGAAATTATCTTTTAGCTACTAACAAATTTGAAACGCATTACAAATGGGAGACCGAAGACAACTTGGAAAAACTTGGCTCCAATGACTTCCTCGGTCACGGAAAAGACGAGTGGACGCTCCGCACGATGCTCACGTCTGGAAGTCTACTTGGCAAAGGCTGCCAGGCGGCGACGAAGCTGGCCCATCTCGGGGAAGACGCCGAAAGGAATGCTTACATTTTGGGCGGCCATTTGGCTATAATGTGGCAACTATATTTAGACGTTAAAGACTTTTTCACCCACCCGTATTCATACTCTCTGGTTGGTGCTCCAGTAATCTTTGCCATTTGGGAATACCCAACTATTTACGGTCACATCTTGGAGTCGAAGTTGGAGAGGAAGCCCGTGGAATACAAGCAGTTGTATTACGCTGTAAGAAGTACAAGGTCTTTGGAGTATCTGTGCGTGTTTTTTGAGGAAGAACTGGCTTCAGTTTTGAAGTGTAGCGAGCGGTTCCCGGTGGATGACGCTAGGGTCGCGCTGCAGAAGATGGCGGTGACGATAAGAGATGAGGCCATGGGTTATATTGAAAAGTGATTGTGGTGTTCGTAGACGATTCTGGAACTTGGAAAGTTTGTGGAATAGTTGAGCATTTGTAAAATGTGATCGTGCAAGTTTGtatctttgtttttctttacCGGTCAAATGGATTTGAGGTATCACCCACTATGAGACGTGATGAGGAAGATTTAACGTTATTGGGACGGCTGCCCGCCATTGATCAGTATTTTGCCactaaatttatgtttttcgtGTAAGAATTTAGAGGCGTTTGGTTCGCGTGAGttgatttttataacttttttttttattgcatagatgagtggacgagctcacagcccacctggtgttaaagtggttactggagcccatagacatttacaacgtaaatgcgccacgcaccttgagatacaagttctaagatctcagtatagttacaacggctgccctgcccttcaaaccgaaacgcattacttcttcacggctgaaatagacagggaggtggtatctacccgtgcggactcacaagaggtcctaccaccagtaatcacgcaaattataatttttgcgggtttaatttttattacacgatgttattccttcaccgtggaagttaatcgtgaacatttgttaagtacgtatttcattagagaaattggtacccgcctgcgggattcgaacaccggtgcatcgctacatacgaatgcaccggacgtctcatcctttaggccacgacgactagctGCGTTACAAGTCGTGAATACATTTGTAGATCGAGCCATGCAAGATACTCCCAGGATGTTATGATCTAGTTGCAATTACGTGAAAAGCTCTAGAAAGTTCCCAAGGCTCAAACACTAAACTGCCCCATAAACAGACTTTTTCTAGACTCGGAGTGCTTtttgattaaatattaattttagtgcTGTACTCAGATTTGCAGCTTACTAACTTTAGTTTCGACTATATTTGCACATTTATTTGAAAGGAATGTTTACAAccctatttttttctttgatttgcAACAATTTGAATGtccaaattaaaacaatataatcaaaacatgaaattatatttcataacaGACAACATGGtaacaaatatttgaaatatccttataattaaaaatcacaTAGAACTACTTATTTAATAATAGCTAATATATCTCCTAATACGCGCAAGGTTAGAACGTTTGCACATTCCACGTTATGTTCATGTTTAGCCCTTTGACTGCTGTGTAGGTCACCAGTACCGTACGTGGAgcactaaagtaattatgtcgattaaTAGAATAGGTATTTGTGATTTACGCACTTTTCTAGATAATCTTTAATAATGGTTTaaagcagcctttcccaaagtgggcgataacgcccccttgtgagcGCTGCAGGCTTaatggggggcggtaagagacccagaaaaaaatgtgggcttgtgtagaggcttggtaggcgatttgtaatttcacctaggaggactcttagacaccgactgagctctcgctatagtggtttttaagtaggtagaaaaaacagggggcgctaaaaaaaatttattctcaaagtgggcactacagaaaataagtttgggagccacTGGCTTAAAGCATCAAATACACGCTTTTGTAGCTTAgatgaattaaattaaagaaattaatttactataagtttaaagaaaaaaatgatataataagACATTTTATCGTAAAAATGAGTGGGGTGCTTGCCGAtgtcaattatttaaaatattttattgacagatGTTGATAATTAactttacttattttattaacaattattCATTTTTGTTAGCCTTTAAGGATGACAATTTGATAGTAAAAAATAATCAGCTTTTAGTGCATTATAACAATCCTCGATAAGTGTATTTGCAACGTTCAAATCAATCCGACGTTCTGTAGGGGGTGTAAAACACATTCAAAAATTCCGTTTCATCAatacataccaagctaataaaacatGTTATAAAAATGCTTAAATGGTGTCTAACTTAAAATTGTacttaaatgaattttaaaatttatatcttgttTTTCAGGAGTGCTTCAAAAGTTCATGCAAAATTTCCTTCATATGCACAGGATCATTGAAAGTAGCCTGCATCCATTATTTTCCATAATCTTTTGTCTTCAGattcataataaattatgtCACATTCTATTAAGGTAACAAGAAAATATACCTATAATTTGAAGCATAATGCTATCAATAAAAATTGGGTATTTTTCATTACTTAAATAACCATGCTAATGGTACAGAATCACAGATTTTGCTTactgatttataatattaagtctTTGTGGGCCGCTGTGCAGGGCGTGCATGGAGCTGCTCAAGACAGTGTCTCCTTACCTACTTTGAAGAGCTGGGAAGGTAGATACTTATGAGGGTATAGTGGAATCATGGTATAGATGCTTTCCACACAACCTTGAACAGTTTTAAGATGTAAAAAATCTGTCTATAAATGTTAAACTACAAAGTTCTTATCATTTTCTTTATGGTATCAACAGATTCACAATCACCAAACATCTCAATGTAGTTTAATGCCTTATTAGCATTTTCACTGTAGAGTGATCTAGTTTGTTCTATAGCATTAGTTCTCAATATTTCCACTTTCAATTTGTCTAAATCTATGTCTGAAACGCTCTTAGCATTTTCTAGACCATGGTATAATTTAGGGTTTTCATGTAAAGCAAACAAAACTGGTGCACTGACTAATGAGTAATGTTCTTTGTTATCGGATGT of the Bombyx mori chromosome 25, ASM3026992v2 genome contains:
- the LOC101736759 gene encoding all trans-polyprenyl-diphosphate synthase PDSS2 → MFIGRLNLLSKSHLSGRVIQPVCFLSGQNNKLGLGQRDDAGWRDVVSEAEQIVGYPTSFLNLRWLFNDEIANTAIHLRKLVGTNHPLLKSAKNLLIGSKSNLQSVGLIILLVSKAAGFDANYYNRDHYDSGVLHAQRALAEIVEMKRTGHMIHKAMVNLQDKEKHKEKVKDLLYGNKIVLLTGDFLLAKCLQQLGGLRNNAVTELISTGLRDLVEGDFFGEHDDNNNPIPTQPKATNKFETHYKWETEDNLEKLGSNDFLGHGKDEWTLRTMLTSGSLLGKGCQAATKLAHLGEDAERNAYILGGHLAIMWQLYLDVKDFFTHPYSYSLVGAPVIFAIWEYPTIYGHILESKLERKPVEYKQLYYAVRSTRSLEYLCVFFEEELASVLKCSERFPVDDARVALQKMAVTIRDEAMGYIEK